The segment AACACAGAATTTTTTGTAGAGAACTCTTGAAGTTCTCTATAAATGATACAATGTTACATAGATTAGTAGGAGAAAAACTGCTTCAAGAGTCTATGAGTTAAGATATCACATTTGTTTAACATGAACTTTTCCTTCTCAGTCctttaaacacatttattatatttctccctgtttttaatataattaaatttaaacttaTATAGGTTCCAGTTATCTGTCTTGAGTATTCCATTCCATTTCATGAAACTTACAGTAAGAAATGGGGAATGTTCGTGTTTCATTTGCCTTTAAAAGCGCTGTTTTTTTCTTCAGGCTTATGTTATTGAAGACGTAGATTGACACTTAACAGacgttttccttgtttctttcagTGAGTGTGTCCGTTTGAAACCAACTGACATACAGCCTGACATCTTCAGCTATCTCTTACATTTGATGTACACTGGAAAGATGGCGCCCCAGCTGATTGATCCTGTTCGATTAGAACAGGGGATCAAGTTTCTACACGCTTACCCTCTGATCCAGGAAGCTAGCCTGGCCAGCCAAGGAGCCTTTTCTCATCCTGACCAAGTTTTCCCGCTGGCTTCTTCCTTGTATGGCATTCAGATTGCAGACCATCAGTTGAGACAAGCCACCAAGATTGCCTCCGCACCTGAAAAACTTGCCCGAGAACCACGGCCGCAGGCGTCGAGGATGAGCCAGGAGCCGGTCCCTGAGGCCTCCCAGCTCTCTCAGCTGACTTCAAATCTGACCCAGGTGAATCGGACACACATGACCCCCTCGGATCCCCTGCAGACCTCACTGTCTCCGGAACTCGTTTCCACTCCcgttcctccccctcctcctggggaGGAGACCAACCTGGAAGCTTCTTCCTCTGATGAACAGCCTGCATCCCTCACCATAGCCCACGTCAAGCCCAGCATCATGAAGAGGAACGGCAGCTTTCCAAAGTACTACGCCTGCCACCTGTGTGGGCGGCGCTTTACCCTCCGGAGCAGCTTGCGGGAACACCTCCAGATCCACACGGGGGTGCCTTTTACATCAAGCCAAGCGGGAGAGAGCCGTGTGCCCCTGTCTCTTTGTAGCAATGCAGCTGACCTGGGAAAAGACGCCATGGAAGTGCCTGAAGCTGGGATGATAAGTGACAGTGAGCTGCAGCACATCTCAGACTCTCCAGTCATCGACGGACAGCAGCACTCGGAGACGCCGCCACCCTCTGACATCGCGGACATTGACAACCTGGAGCAGGCGGACCAAGAGAGGGAGGTAAAGCGGCGGAAGTACGAGTGCACGATATGCGGACGCAAGTTCATCCAGAAAAGCCACTGGCGGGAGCACATGTACATCCACACGGGGAAGCCTTTCAAGTGCAGCACTTGTGACAAGAGCTTTTGCAGGGCCAACCAGGCTGCCCGGCACGTGTGCCTCAACCAGAGCATCGACACGTACACCATGGTGGACAAACAGACTCTGGAGCTCTGCACCTTTGAGGAGGGCAGCCAGATGGACAACATGTTGGTCCAAACCAACAAACCCTACAAATGCAACTTGTGTGACAAAACGTTCTCCACCCCCAATGAGGTTGTTAAACATTCATGCCAAAACCAGAACTCGGACGTTTTTGCCCTAGACGAAGGGCGTTCCATTCTCCTGGGCGGTGGGGACTCGGAAGTAACGGAAACTGACCACCCAGTGTTAGCTTCCATCAAAAAGGAACAGGAAACAGTGTTGTTAGACTGAATGTTActcacctttttaaaaactgtcatttTTACAAAGActatcttccttcccttcccccaattCAGAACTATAGTTCTCCATGGCATGATGCGAACAGGACCCCGGGCCCTCTCTCCTCGCCCCCTTCCGccgtccccagcccctcctccctaaAGGTTTTGTGCATTATCAACCTGGAACATATTTACTTTAATTCAGGGGATATTGGAAAGATAATGGTCAGTAGTACTTATAAACTCAAATAGATTTTGAGAAGCTTAGATTATTTCAAAGCATACTTGGAACTAATGAAGGGTATATAACAAAACAACTAGAATGCAATTTGGTGAGCTAAAATTATGAGTGTCCCTGGGTAATAAGTCTTCCTTCTCAGAAAAACGATGTTCGAAAATACAGCATGCTTCTTAGACATACCGCTGGGCTCTGAACTATGCAAAATCTAGAAGGTGTGGGAAAACTTTAAACCCAAGAAAACGTTCTTAGGATTCATCCTCCAGGCGTCTTATTTCAGAATGCACCCTTGAGATTATGTCCAGTCAAGAAAAATCATTAGTTAAGAAATCTACttgaacaaaacacaaaagagaaaaagtaataatGTGATGGCAATCTTAATTTTTGGATAAAACATGACAAGCTGTGAGTTTGTGTGATTGTAAGAGAAAATGTGTGGGTACTTGGTGTAAACAGGTGGACTAATGCACATGCCTTATCCAGTTGCTGGCTTCTTTCAAAGTTGAACAACGACAAAGTACTGTATTTTAGTTTCTGACAAATTTGTTGGTTGTTTTAAACATCAGATTTGAAGGTACTATTCTATACGTTGTCTTTCTGATTAGAAAAGGACAGCCCATTCTCGCAGTTGCCAATGGTAAACTTGTTTTAGCACCAACCATCTGCTCTTTATTCGGAGTTCATACTGCAGGAAGAAGGGTACCAGGATGTGTATCTTACCGGGGAGGTTGTGAGCAGAAGATGTAGTAACTTTAATGTCTTTAAAAGTTCATGCTAATAGTTTACTGGCAACGTTCACTGAAACATCAAAAATGGCAAACAGAAATCAGGACAAAAGAACTAACTGCTCTTGGGGAAAAAACTTGATTTTGATGTTTGgtctccaaatttttttttttttaaacacctgGAATTTTTTCCATTGGCCTGAAAGCAGTAAAATTTGTCCATTAATCTTCGCTTGGGCCAATAACAGAGTGGTCTCACAGGACAAAACAGGAGCCAGAAATAAGGACCgaaggggaaggggaaacagTTCATAGCTGTGCTGTACGTCTATGTTAAAAACTGAATATCTCGTCATCCTATTTCATGTATAGTTGAGTTCTCAGATTTGTAAGTTTTTATACATACTTTCATTgaataaacatttaattaaatgGGAATATGATTTTGTCTGTGTATTACTTGGTCTACCCAAAAAGATGCAGGATGGGGAAGTAGAAAGCATCACCAAGGCGTCGCTTTCTCACTGGATCTCCTCTTTCTGTCTGCAGAACTTTGGGCAATTCCCCTGAGTGGCATTTTCCACCTTTTCAAAATGAAGACCTTGATAACTGCATTGGGGCATAAGAtggtgagaatcaaatgagtAAACTCCATATGAAGATGCTACAGTCTGCGTTTGACTAGGAATGGGTCTAGAGAAGGTCTTATCCAACTTTCTTTTACAAGAAGGGAAAGAGGCCAAGAGGCGTTTGCCCAAAGATGACACACATTCATGCTATATGAACCTAGATTATTAAATATTGAGAGGTTTCCACTGGTttcatcttttgctttttaaactatATTCACACCTCCCAACTTAAATGAGAGTGTTGTGCCAAGTTGACGTCTCTGAATATCTGTGAAAGGGGAAATCTGGGTGATCCTACATAGCCTTTCTCATCACCCCCAGGCAACCTTGAAGGGACAGGAGGTGCAGCCAAAGGGTTCTGAAGACCAGAAAGTCATGGGAATCACAGGTCCTTGgttgaggaagggagagaggtgaGCTCCCACAACTTGGTGGAGAAGGAGGGGCTGACGTGTTCACCTCCTCATTTTATGTGGGGTGCAGGGGTCTTAGCACCAGCTTATGGCCACCACCTCCACTGTGACAGACCCCAACAAGGCCAGTTCCCTCCCAAAATAAAGAGCTGGGGACAGACAGGGAAGCCCACCCACCCTACCCTGGAATGCTCCATGCCTACATAATCCCAAGAGGTTATAAATTTAAGTTTATTCTGAGTTTTTGATGGTACCAGTTTCAATAAGCTTTGGAAATTTCAGCTGATGGCATGAGCAACCTGAAGACGTAAGCTTCAGAATTAATTTGAGGGATCATTCTCCAAGTTCTAGCCCCTATTAACACCGCTGGTTCTATTACTTTTCCTTTCatagggaaaacaaaaaatgagtcactcattcaacagatgtgggggagaagatccaagatggcggcatgagcagacttctttgtctctcccccttcaaatctacaactaattggacattcatcgcttgacaaaggatatctatatagcatctcaggacgtcggagagacccacactgctatacattggaaggcagacggacttccctccaggaggaggtggagataggtgaaaactctccgaccccgacccccGAACAGCCTAGAGCCTGCGGgcagctttcttccagcggacgcccccagaacatcgcTGCacgccaagggcaggagggagcacacaccagaggagcaatggtggaaacaggtgaacagagccctacctaagccccccgcaattacacctgagcccagagggaagctccagagttacatACCAGAGGCGGTGGGGAAAACCCCTACCCACCATTAGCGGAGAGGGTTTacccgcccagcatccacaacacctgggggctcctggagagaatcccaaatggCGCGTCGGCCGCCAGCTGCCGCCGCTGGCTCCTCTGACTGGGCTTTCGCCCGGGAGGGGCTTGggactaccggagatctcctgggagaggaccggggctgggtggagctccagcagccggCTACGCGGCCTGGGGGAGAAACTCTGAAGTCCCGAGCGGGCAGCAGGCAGGGTCTTTGCCTGCCATTAttggagaggccccgcccagcctcCACGATGCCgggagggtcccaaagaggagaatcccaggcagggcagcagctgaccagctgccactgaactcaaggtatccggctatcccccagacagggcaatgggctccccgagatcctaggggagaggactgcggctgggtggagttccagcgacccggctctgtggcccagggggaaactctacagtctcagaGAAGCCTCAGCGATAGCCTccgcacagcactagtagagagcacccatccggcaaccacaaggctggaagaccctgggacaaaagtagcatagctaggtgagctaaccacagactgtagaaaatgcccatagctctgctgtgacccatagtggacaagggagattttgtgggtgccaacaGTGACAGACctacaaatataagtgatcctgcccctggctgctgggaaagcccataacaccgctgcagaccccaaggagggagcacgtctaggtggtctgcaacagtaggcaccagcagtctGAAGCACCCCTGTGACGgcctccacagctgaagagggaacccacaggatcactgtgactgcgaggaggggcccaggcccagttagcaacagctgatagggtccctggttggagcagtataaacagctgtccccccaccacaccagtagaaacaagtggaagcagtaactaaactctatctctatgtggaggcacaaatctacaccatcaagcaatatgaaaaaatatattaaatctccagaacagaaggaaaatgacaaacacacagaaaacaatcccaaagacaatgaaatatacaacctaaatgatgatgacttcaaaacagccatcattaaaaaactcaatgagttaaaagagaattcagatagacaactcaacgagttcaggagctatgtcacaaaagagtttgacactataaagaagaaccaaacagaaatactggaaatgaagaacacaatagaggagattaagaaaaatctagacgcactgaacagtagggccgataatatggaggaaagaattagcaatttggaagataggaatatagaaatgctgcaggcagaggaggagagagagctaagactaaaaagaaatgaagaaactctccaagaattatctgacgcaattaggagatgcaacctaaTGATTATAGGTatagcagagggagaagagagggagaagggggcaggaagcctattgaaagaaataatggctgagaacttcccaaacctggggagagagatggaacttcatgtgacagaagccaatagatctccaaactttatcaatgcaaatagaccaaccccaagacatatagtagtgaagctagcaaaagtcaacgacaaggagagaatactaagggcagccaggcagaagaaattaacctacaaaggaacccccatcaggctttcagcagatttctcagcagaaactttacaggctagaagagagtggaatgatatattcaataatctgaaggacaaaaatctgcagccgagaattctctacccagcgaaaatatccttcaaatatgatggagaaataaaaactttcccagataaacgaaaattaagggagttcattgccaccaaacctcctcttcaagaaatgctcaggaaaaccctcattcctgaaaaatcaaaaaaaggaaaggggctacaaaaccaagagcaaaggagataagtagaaggacaacaacagagagcaGCAGCTCTCCATCATTCAACAGATGTGGCTTAAAAAGTAGATTTGTAAAGTACTGTAGGATTTTATTTTGCCGTAGGAAATACGGTTTTCATGGGAAGAACGCATTCCATTAAAacatatttgtcaattattcttcaataaagctgaaaataaacaAGGTAGCTTTGGATAGTGCTGTAAGAATGGAGAATAGAGTGGACCCCAAACCTTCTCCTTGTTAAGATTATAGGAACTAGCCACTACTGTTTTTTGTAATTTCACCCTACAAGAAAGGGAGAGCTGAGGCATTCAAAATGAACCCTTCCGTTCAAAATGGACTTCATTCACACATTTCAGGTAAAACACCGAATGGCAGTGTTCAAAAAGATTAGGCACTTAGAAGGCTGGTTGGAGAGGATGGCAGGTGCATGGTACCTCCCATAATGATGGGAGAGGGGGAACCCTTGTCACTAAGTCACTAGGAATGAATTCTAAGAGAAATTATTTGTATGGGGCATGTAGTTAATTGTAATAGAATGTGACTTGTTCTTCAGGTTGACTTTGCATTTTTATGACAATTTTCAGAACCCTCAAAATAGCTAAAttgcattttgctttgttttagtcTTCCATGTTGGTCTAGAACAAATTATTGCTAAACATCATTTGCAGGTAAGCAAGATTTAGGCTTAGAAAtctttaagcaaataaaaaattaattatctcAAGATACAATCAATTAATCTGCCTTTTCTAGAACTCGCTTCTTAAACAATCAGAAGAATAGCGAGTAAACTGTTAACAGctctctcaataaaataaaaattagcctGAGAATCTTTAGTGTAAAAAAAATGGACCAGGAGGAAATGATATTCTGGTGCTTTCAATCTCTTCAGgcaaatcaaaatatttttggacACAAAGGATGGTTACTAAATTCTTAACTCAAGCTTGTGCTGTTTTCTGGAAAATGGACAGAAGCAGCCCTGCTTGAAGTCCCTGGTTGCTGTGACGATGGCTCCTTGTGAAGAACGCATTGTCACCTGAAGGGCTGCATGGGGAAACGGGGAGACCCCGTATTGGGTGTCCACATGCTACGTGCTTATCTTTACTCTTCCTGACACTCCTGTCAGACACGTGTCCtgtttttacagatggggaaactgaggcccagagacgtAACTTTTCTTAGGTTACCCAGCCAAAGAGAgacagccaggattcaaacccctATGTGGCTCAAATGATGTTTTCCCAAATGAGCAAACATTTCTATGGGCTAGAAACAACTGGAAGGGTAAAGCTTTTTCACCTGTTAACCTGTTTGTTTTGCTGTTGCGGCAATTAACTTCAATCCGTTTTGTATATTACTACAGTGGTCTTAAAACTTCAGCACATCAGCATCTCCTGGATGGCTTGATAAAACAAATGGCAGGCCCGCCCCCCGAGGGTCTGACTCATTTGGTCCTGGGTGGGGCCCAATAATCTGCATTTCAACTGGGTTCCCAAacgatgctgctgctgctgctgctgccagtaGCCGCATTTTCAGAACCACAGCACTACTGTGTAATTTCTGCTATAGTATTGCTGTCCTTTCTTGGGTCTGCTTTCTTCTCAGAATTAAAATAGCCAGGGGAGCTAATAAAGGGCCAGAAAGCAATCTGCGCCACTTCCAGGATACTTTCTTTGAAGCAAAGAATGAGACAGTGCAGAGGAACTAGCGCAGGAGCCCTTGGAAGAAGTGCGTGTTTGAGGGGCCCCGGGATTTATTCCAATCCTCTCTGTTCTCATCTAATGGCCTTTGTAATGTGCAAGCTCAGAAAAGAATGTAGCCAAAGTAACAAAATGCCCTAAGGAGTTTTTGAGGAAGCCACCTAGACGACCCTTCTACTGTATGAGAGGCAAGgatccagatgaggaaacaaaatgGCGTCAGGGAATTGGCCAAGATCATCCAACGACATCCCGTTAATTACAGAGCCCAGGTCTGCCGATTCGGGGCCCTTTCAGCTACCAGGACACTGCCCAGGAAACCTTTCCTAGCCATTAGttgtttaaatttgtttctataaattttttgTTAGCAAAAGAAAATGGACTAAAGAATTCTTTTATCTTTCTAGTTAGGTAGAGATGCCTGTCAGCAGACAAAGGTCACACGGCAGCCAGCCAGAGAGAACCGATACATGGCCAGGGCAACCCTGGGAAGGACCCTGAAGAGACTGCAGGTTTGGCTTCCTCCCAACCAGAGTCCCCCACCCCATGTTGCACCCCCACCCGCTTCAAGTCTCCCTGGGGAGACGTGCCAGCAGGCCATAAATGATGAAAAGGccacaggaagaggaggaaagaaaagaaaggcacacGACACAAAGTGGATGTTTCATCCTTAAAAAAGAGCATGTCTAAATAAGTTGTATATTTATGATATTTCAGGAAGACCAGTATCATTCTTCTGGATCTACCAAAATATCCAAGGACACAGCAGCCATCAGCAGTCGCAACATTGCGGCTGGTGACCAGTTTTATTAaagtctctccctctcttctaaTTCCTAATGGTCACGCATTATGGGGGCATTTTGCTTTCTAGGTTATAAAGCGTTTTCACAAGAGGGAAATCTTGGGAAGTAGTTAGTTATGcattcagaaatgaggaaactgctGTGACAGGGTGAGTGGCCCCAACAGCCTCAGCTTTCTTAGTCACCAAAGTTTGTGCATGAGATCTTAGGAAATGTTGCACAGACTTGTGTAGGTTATTTTTCCCTCCGCGTCTCCAAGGACACAGAGAGGACCAGAGACCCACTGCTGCCTCTTTGTCCTGTTTAGAAGACCCATATATCCAGCTGACAATTCTGCATTTACCCCTGTAGACCTCATAGGTCTCGCAACATTTTCAAAACTAGTATTACTCTTCCGCCCCATCCATGTCAGGATGTGGCTCCATACCCAGGTTGGCAATCCAGAAACTTCATTCTTCACCCAACCCTGTTCCCATGACAGACAATTGGGTATCGCAACTTGTTAATTCTACCTCCTAATATCTCTTGATCTCACCCACATCTTTCCAACCAAACAGCCACTACTTTATTAGAGACCATTATCAGCTCTTGCCTGGGTTATTATAACGTTAGCTAGTCCCTCCCAACCTCCAGCCTTTAATTCTCTAGAAGCCAGAAGCAACTGTCTAAAACCACTGGCATTTGAGGTAGAAACTCCTTTCTTAAAAAGGGCTAGCCTAAACTTTGTGGGATCTTAAGCATCTGGGGCCCCAACTCATTAAGTTCCAGTAACACCCTGGCTATAGTGATCACAAAAAGCTACAAGGGAGAAGGGTGGGACAGAGTCATAACCCCCAAGACTGCCTTGGGGATCACTAACACAGAAGGAGAGCATCACTTCCCTGCTCGACTATTTTAATGACTTCGTAAGATAAACCGCACTCCTTAAAATGGCTCACTGGCCAACTCTGCAGTATCATTTCTGTAAACTCTTTAGAAAGAAGCCTAATTGTGTTCTGTTTCAAGTTCTAGAGGCAACCCCACCTGCTTTTCCCGGTATTAGGTGAGCTCCTGAGGCGACCAGGAATAAGTAGGATCAAGCACAACGTGGGTTTTAAATTAGCCTAATTTATAGCATTGGCTCTGTGCTCCTTGATTATACCAAGTTGTTTGAGATAATTTGAACAAATAGAAGGAAAAGCATGGGCTTGAGTTAAAGCTGGGCTTTAGCACTCAACATCCTGCTGTGGGAGAATGCTACACTGGGTCCTACCTTTTTCATTTAGGAAGTGACATTCTACCTCGTCTCCAAACATGAGTGTTATCGCAAAGCTTCTCTGAAGAGGTTAGGTAAATACTTCTCGTGTCAACATTTTTAATGTCAACAAGCAATGGAAGAACACGCAAAGTTACGAGAATACCTCGTTCCGAACTGTACGCCACTCTAAAAAAAGTCATAATTATCTTCACCACCAAGTCCTGGTCACCTGAGCCAAAACCTGTTATCACTTAAAAGCCGGTGATCTAAATCTCAACTTCCTCATGTAAAAAAGTAGACCCTGGGTCATTTTCCTACTTGCGGTGATACGGGCTGGAGATGGTAAGGAATTTGGTGGAGTTGAAACTTGCATTTGCACAAGAATTGTGCCACGCTGCCCAGCAGATCCGTTTTCAGAATCACAATCAAAATGAATAGTCGTGTAGACTTGAGGTTCCGTGACATTGGTTGTGTTGAGGTTCCAACCTCTTAGTGCCTGGGAATCCTTGGACCGTATCCATTTCCTTCTTGCGGAGTTAGATAAGGGGTCTCTAACTCTGGTCCTGATTATTGGTTGGGATTTCAGAGAAGGTCTGTGCAATTATCCAACAACTGTACACAAAACTGTGTTCACTTTTGGGAGCTGGAGGTTGGACAGACGCTTAATGAGATTCTAGTCAAAGGGGCCCAGACCCAAAAAGGTTAAGAATCACCGACAGAGATTTTTCTGCTTTCACACGTATCCCGGATACATTCCAAACTCCCACAATGCTCTGTGGACAGCGTCACAAAAGATGGCTAAGCAGTTTTAAGTAGAAGTTGAACGTGTCATGAATAGCACAAGAGTCAAGAGAAAACGAGTCAAAACTGGTGAAATTACGTAAAGGAAATCCATGGCATTTAACTAGGTTG is part of the Equus caballus isolate H_3958 breed thoroughbred chromosome 31, TB-T2T, whole genome shotgun sequence genome and harbors:
- the ZBTB2 gene encoding zinc finger and BTB domain-containing protein 2 isoform X1, whose translation is MDLANHGLILLQQLNAQREFGFLCDCTVAIGDVYFKAHKSVLASFSNYFKMLFVHQTSECVRLKPTDIQPDIFSYLLHLMYTGKMAPQLIDPVRLEQGIKFLHAYPLIQEASLASQGAFSHPDQVFPLASSLYGIQIADHQLRQATKIASAPEKLAREPRPQASRMSQEPVPEASQLSQLTSNLTQVNRTHMTPSDPLQTSLSPELVSTPVPPPPPGEETNLEASSSDEQPASLTIAHVKPSIMKRNGSFPKYYACHLCGRRFTLRSSLREHLQIHTGVPFTSSQAGESRVPLSLCSNAADLGKDAMEVPEAGMISDSELQHISDSPVIDGQQHSETPPPSDIADIDNLEQADQEREVKRRKYECTICGRKFIQKSHWREHMYIHTGKPFKCSTCDKSFCRANQAARHVCLNQSIDTYTMVDKQTLELCTFEEGSQMDNMLVQTNKPYKCNLCDKTFSTPNEVVKHSCQNQNSDVFALDEGRSILLGGGDSEVTETDHPVLASIKKEQETVLLD
- the ZBTB2 gene encoding zinc finger and BTB domain-containing protein 2 isoform X2, translating into MYTGKMAPQLIDPVRLEQGIKFLHAYPLIQEASLASQGAFSHPDQVFPLASSLYGIQIADHQLRQATKIASAPEKLAREPRPQASRMSQEPVPEASQLSQLTSNLTQVNRTHMTPSDPLQTSLSPELVSTPVPPPPPGEETNLEASSSDEQPASLTIAHVKPSIMKRNGSFPKYYACHLCGRRFTLRSSLREHLQIHTGVPFTSSQAGESRVPLSLCSNAADLGKDAMEVPEAGMISDSELQHISDSPVIDGQQHSETPPPSDIADIDNLEQADQEREVKRRKYECTICGRKFIQKSHWREHMYIHTGKPFKCSTCDKSFCRANQAARHVCLNQSIDTYTMVDKQTLELCTFEEGSQMDNMLVQTNKPYKCNLCDKTFSTPNEVVKHSCQNQNSDVFALDEGRSILLGGGDSEVTETDHPVLASIKKEQETVLLD